The Bradysia coprophila strain Holo2 chromosome III, BU_Bcop_v1, whole genome shotgun sequence region ATGTATCGTTCGACACATGAAATgttataaatttgtttgataaaagaacaaaaatgatttttttctggttATATTGATCATGACGAACAACTAAAGGCCTGTTATCTATTTGAAACAAAGCCATAATATACGAGACAACGAACGCTAAAAGGTAATGAATTTATACACCAAAAAATCGTATGATACCTACACTGCATTGTGACAATGGTAAACCAGTCCGAAACGAATTTCAAAAAGATGAGAAATCGCATGATGATAGTAACAAAAGAATATACACAAAAATCGTTTGTATCAACTCTACTCGCAgaattatattttctgttgtaacTTACTTACTTATGAGCATACACTCCAGCTAATACTTCCACTGACACTCGAACTCAAATCCGAAGTGCGAGATGATACTTCTGCTCACATTGATACTCGGGGTGTTACCTAAAATGTATGGGATCTGTTAGGGGTGATGTAAAATCAATGCGGGGTGGAAAGTAAAATTGAGTTGCAGATTTGAAATCCTCACATGAAAATCTATCGCATAAAAATACTACTCTTACGACAACAGTACCCGTGTCAACTAGTGTTATCGGTGGTTTGGAGGCATTTTTAGCTTACCAACAAATGTATACTTTAGGCGTCACTTTAGCACAACAATACATCGAAGTGCAAGTTATACGAAAATAACGGTAACGTAAATTACTTCACGAGTTTAATATATCAAATAATCGTTATTTGTGTGTCTTCAAAGTATAAAAGGGCATCCATACAAAACGTCCACAATTCAGTGTTGCCACACGGGTCTTAAATGTTTAATATCTAGATTTCTGAGGTGTCAAATGTTTGACAGACACTAATAAATACACTTCCGAAATAGAGGGTagaacataaatttaacttcTGAAGATGCGTATTTCTCTCTCTCTGACTACACTGAATTGTGGACGTTATTTATGGATGTCCCCTTACATAGCCTTGTAGACTCATGACTAACAAGTTGTTGTAATATAGGTTTTTCATAAAGGAAATAGTGCCGTGGGGGCACGGGACATTACAATACAGAAAATGAGTTGTGTGTTcgcttttataatttttcgtaTGAAGTTATAAAACCAATTCTGACTCGCTGAGAATCGTAATCACCTGTAATTCCCCTGGATTTACGATTCCTTGAAATTCGTAAATCCTGATAACTATAATTTTCGTGGGTTGAATTGCCGGGGTTCGTACTTCcaagcgaaaaaaataatgtgcACATACATTCATACCCCTTCATATCCACAAAGCAACTACCACTACTTAataatggaaatttaatttcccgTCCTGTTCTCTTTGATTACATTCCATTAGATTTGTTCTACCGTGAACAGATACATGTCATAAATATtgtgatatttactcgatcgCATATATAGCCAGCAATATTCTGCAGCGTTTCGCTTTTTAATTGAAGCATATGGTACAACTCAGTTCAGTTTAAAAACTTTGTAATAAACAATTTgcaagttttatttttgtataagCAAAGTTGTGAAGTGAAATAATCCACAAAATTGAGatgaattttctgtttttgttattcTTTTCACACAATTTTCGTACCGTGCTCAAACAACACACAGCCGTTCGTCCATATTTTATCTAATTAAAAGACAAAATTCGATTTGATGTCATCGAAATGTTGAAACAACATTGAATGCAGCAATATTTCATTCAGGGATTATAAGAAAAAACCTCGTTTTATACccaaaccaaaaaattaatttaagctTCGTCTgtttattcactttttttaatattaaatttcgttaTCGCTGCATCCTATCTTTTATATAGTAACATCCCGCTGGCAAATACACGATGCCGACATATACCTAATTCATTTGGCCTAATACATAAAACTGTTTATTTAAGCAATGTGTTTGGAGGATATAAATAAGTATTAACGgcctttttgtttttcaagtACTTTGCTGTGGattgaatttttgtgtgaGAATTATATAATTTATGATGTCATGCCGATGTCGGGAATTTGTACGTAATTTACGAATTGTTGTTATCTCGGAGTTTACGGAAATAGTACGAAACACGCGAAATGTGAATTTATGCCAAAAATGTAATATCAATATTGTCATCATGTAAATTCTTAAACTTTTCCATAAAAAGTCCTTTCCCTTTAGCCCTAacctttaaaaataaaataaaaagaaaatctcatACAACCCTCCTCAGTTATGgaatcaatttattatttgtacCGAAAGGAAATCCAAAAACTCCTCAAACTTTATGCGGCATAAAACAGCACTCCAAAACTCTGTATCTCTCCTTGAAAATCTTTTTGCCCCTTGGTATTTCGTGTTTTATATGAGAAATAACTCCGAATGTGTGCATGCAATAAAATTCAGAGAGATAAAGAGTATTAGCCGCTCAGATGGCATGCGCAAAACCTTATGACAACATATCAGTCTCACACCACTTCCACTTTTAATATCCGACCTCGCTATTGTGCATTCATTTCatattcaacattttctacttgaatgaaaaaaaaagatcaaaaTATGTAATTATGCACAACTTTGTACTCCCTCTTGAGTTTTGTTGTTGAACTGGTTCGGCTGAAGGATATTTTTGGATGTACTCTTGTATTTACTTCATATAGCTATGTTGCAAATTTATGTTCTGaacaatttattaattttcattgtttgcaTATATTGTAGACTAATATGCATTGCAATGAAAGTtgcattttgaataaaattccaaAGCTACACAATACACGAATGTTTAACGGAAAATACTGACATCATTTATTCTCCAAAATAAGATAAGCGGACAATGTGGTTGGGAATGTTAACTCAAACTTTTGTAGTACTAATTTTGCATGCTCAATGGGAGATGCTAATCTGGCGGAtcttttagaaatatttttaaacaaatctacaaaaatattaaaaaaattctgccTTCAAGAACAGAATATTGGAACTTTCCGTGAATGAGTATGAAGTCAATTCGAAGCCAGTGTATATTCAAAcgttttatcgattttttttgtgcagaCCGAATTCTATTGACTAAATTAAATTGCAAAACAGGCCAGATTCTTTGAAGGGAATCCAATAGATTAAGGTTAGCTCGCTTAGTATGCGTTTATTATGTGCGTGGAAGCACTGGTTTTCAGGGGGTAACTTATGTGTGCCAACTtgtaaaatcaaaaccaaCTGCTGACCGGTGACGACTCGCTTGACAAACGAATAATGCGAGAACAATTCCTTACTCTACTCTAATAATTACAGGCGTCATTTCAACTGGAATTCTATTAAAGATTGATGATATTTTAGAGATAACACAGCATAAAGAATGATAGTTTATATTCGTTACACAAAAAGTTACCACCATGACCAGGCAGTGTccatttttaggaatttaattcctaaatttcataaaaaaactttaaaaattcctaaaatttcctTGAACtgtaaattcagaaatttaggaattttaaggaaatttttatgaaatgtttaggaattaatttcataaaaataggTCCTGTCACAAGGACAACAGATGTGTTATTGTCACACGAGGCCTcagattttatgatttaatGCACACAACGCTTTTCTTAATAATGGCAACGTAAAGTTGTCACTGAGTTGGGAAAATTAGTTATAGTTTTTCGAACATAGTCTCAATTTCAAAGTCTTAGAAAAACTCCTAACGACCAAGTTTGCGCTATTTTTGCATGATCACTTAGTCCAAAAGCCTTCAGTGAACATTCTGATATTTTCGGATCAAGTTTTGAAATAAACTCATCAAAGTACAAGTATAAAATGTTGTGCAAGAGCAAACGAATAACAAACTCTTGATGGTCTATGAGGTTGGTTCGGTTAACCAAAGGTTTTGTCACGGCGCCATGGTAGATGATGAGGTGTGGTATTTTTGGACTGTTCTGTATATGCTTCGCTTTAATGAAGATCAAAATttgtaacaaagtttttgaTGTTATCGTCGTCATGGGTGTTGAGCTATTTGTTCTTGTACCaacatttgtaaaaggaaactGATTTTGATCTGACTTTTTCTAGAATTCCAATGTCTAACCTGAATCTCGGATCAAAGTGGTTTTTGACTTGACCGTAGGATTATGTACAGTACAATATACATAAGATCCGCAGGCCAAAAATCTATACGTACAAATTAAGACATTTTGACTGTGAGTTTGGAATATGCACAATAGACAACAACATCGCACAATTTTTCTGTACGCTTGATAAAAAGATAGATAAAATTATCGATGCACGGAAATGATTGAACTCAACGAAAATAAACTATCAACCATACTCAACATtcgtaaaaaaatcaataccacaaattttcagaattttccataaaaaaaatattgaaaaatgaaacttaCCCGCTTATACATCGCATCTAACTGATAAAATATGTTGATGCAACAGTGAGCCAAACAACcgagtacaaaaaaaataaataaattgaatttcctcGTCGCACATATATGCATACCTCTCACTCGTCTGTGTATTGCCTACCTATAATAAAATACGTTCATTCCAAAACatataacaatttccaaatgCCAGCACAATGTCAAATAAACTCTATCATGGTTACGTAACAACTCGCAATCGCGTAATTTAAAATAGCTTTTGTTTACTGTCGAATGTTGTTTGCAaatattacgaaaaaaaaaatttaatttaagttCACGCTACCGTTGAAATTTTACTGTTCGTCGAACTATTTTCACTAGCGGCTGCCCGAAGTGTAGCaacaactttttcaatttgcaAATTCTTTTTCGCTGCTATCAACTTGGCATTATTCACATCATTATTAGTTGACGATGAAAGATTTGGTTGTTTGGATATTGTTATTTGTTTCGACTGAGTATTTGgggttgaattttttgttgttgctgttgatgCTGTCGATATAGCAGTTGATGATGGGGTAGCTGGTTTCACGCTCACAACAGCATTATTTGATAAGGTACTTGTTGCATTCGAACTAGTTTGTAGCGTAGTATTTGGCTTGACTTGGTTTGGGGCGCAAGTCGACGACGTTACGAGTGTATTATTTTGTGCATACGATGTCGATGAGGATGTAGTTGTAGTGGAGGTAGAATTCATGGTTAACGTTGGATTGTTGATTGATGCCGCTGGGGTTGATGCTGATGACGTTGGTTGTTTTTCCACAGTTTTCTGCGTCATTACTTGATTGCGAAATGCTAGTGCTGATGGGTTTGGTATATTGCGTACGGATGCATTCTGTTGGCGTACTGTTTGTGTTcgcattttattaatttcatttagttTTGGCATCGATGACATCTGACGTAATGTGCTAATAAGTTGAGCGGTGTTCATAGTGGAATTAGGCTTGCTTTCCGttgatgaatttaatttgGATTGAACTTTGTTGTCCTTTTTGTCGGCACTGTTTATGTGAGTGCTCTGAGGTGTATTAATGGACACTTCTGTTTTCACGTCACTTTTTTCGCTAGCTATCGGCTTCTTACCATTCATATTATCTTGTGTGCTGGTTAcactttcaatcaatttttgagaatcatTTGCTGATCTTTGCGGTTGCTTCGGAATGCCAGATGATGGTGATAATGGTGGCACCTTTCGTTCTGGTACTGAAGCAACATCAGTTCGTCCCGATAAATCCAATGGTTTAACGATGTCAGTCAGGTTCGTTGATCTATTGGCACCGTCATCTTTTTTCTCTGGGACATTTGGCTTTGACTTCAAAGAAGTCACAATTCCAGAATTCGCGGCAATTTTACGTTGCATGGCGATGTTGTTCAGTGACAAATTATTTGCATTGCGAATTTTCACCAAAGGTATGGTGGATGGTGGCGGTCTGGTTGCCTTCGgggaaattgatttcaattgatttttttgctCGTTCATCTGCTGATGATGTTGTTGATCAGCTGTGGGTGCTGTCGGTGATATTCTTACGATTTCCAAAGCCGGTCGATTGTTGAGATTATTTGTTTCGATTGGTTTTGGCGTATCGGACATTTTAGTTACACTGATTGATGATGGAGGTAGTAGAATTGGAGTAGGCTTTTTGGTTGTAATTTCGTGAGTGTATGTGGAACTCATTGCTGAGTTGTAGTACGGTTCCAACGGTTTTGTAACAGTTGTCTCAACAGGTTTCGGTGAAATTCGGATAGGTGTTGCCTGAATCAGGTCGGGAATGCTCATTTTTCGAGAAATTGGttccaattttaattgtttaggCAATTGTGTGCTATCGGTGCTATATGATCGTTTGAGTGGAGCATTGGTTGGCCTATTTATAGGAAATGGACCAGATGGACTACTTATGTTCTTTGGTTGAGGCATAACAAAATTTGGATAGTTAGGAACATGTGGTGGACTAAATACTCGTGGATTTGCTAACGGCCGGATGGGTGGTGGAATGGTTTTAGAAGGAAATTTCTGTCCCGACAGATATGTTTTGACTGCGGCTGGTTTCGGTCGAACGTCAGTTAGTGCAACTTTCGGCTTGGCGAACGTAAAGGATGTTGACATTGGCACAGTAACTGCGGGCGTTGTAGGATGAACTGTTTGATTTTTGGTCTCATCGGCCGGTTGATCTATACTGCTGAATGTTGTCGTTATCGTTCCATGACTGTTCACTAATTTAAGGGTTGGCTTGTGCCTAACTTTTCGTAGCTCCGACAATTTCTCCTTCTCGCTATTTATCTTTTCTTCAGAGGCATCGGTTAAATGTCTTGCCGATGTGTTGTTATCGTCGCTACTGCTATTACTACTATTTTTTCGTTCATGTTTGCTGAACTTGTTACCGGTTATTTTCACTTTAAGTTTACCTTCTTCTTGAGACGAAATTTCGGCATGAAATTTACGTCTCTTACTTCCTGGTTCTTTAGAGTGTTTCCCACTTTTCTTCCGTTTTTTATGCGAGCTTCCACTTTCATATGAACTGTCTGACTTCTTCTCCACCTCGTCGCGGGAAATTGGTTTTAAGCCAATATTTTT contains the following coding sequences:
- the LOC119075463 gene encoding protein suppressor 2 of zeste isoform X2 — translated: MSEFAIPTGKAPRSSSSRRLKVSSLNDVLTCPLCHGYLIEPTTINNCFHSFCRSCIIKHLEKYPYSNCPSCRSNKPVNLSHLRSDTQLKSIVYKLVPGLYQAERKRLQQHQQKAASHLNSQLINSKFHTPQQQPLDSTAENNSRRTDDTTYSGDVKIDDVDFFSADEPISLSLQYHPESLKGQAIQSSPPIRYLQCPAAVTIRHLQRFLSSKYNLNIDKPNVDIQIIYEDEVLPMGFNLMDVAYCYQWKRLQPMKFFYQILITPSIPANPSGTIQLTTPSSTEQSSKQLESTTTSSQLSKSNINAVSEPKKETPTQPKSDSKQVRLTTSSSASAINSVTDRKGSSQIENSKNKVDVSSPKDQKVSKTSSWNFKSLRSNDIKCNDFVEAKNDNLKSNRSGTVTASDLLKQQKSKPNNIKDNTTKIIPETVTSSNSNNHCNNDDVFSSMKKQQQQQKHQDDARKNEHFKININKKIKEGIGKQYAQKNDINSPNIVVSIPQSRRVSLSDDDFENLSLATLKTANKKMKSTNLKQSVSVDESMLNRRHDDHKPDIPKLKIELSSLKAKISLSKSKSVCAEVSRSTELKRDTIYPTQVDLTEYAKNIGLKPISRDEVEKKSDSSYESGSSHKKRKKSGKHSKEPGSKRRKFHAEISSQEEGKLKVKITGNKFSKHERKNSSNSSSDDNNTSARHLTDASEEKINSEKEKLSELRKVRHKPTLKLVNSHGTITTTFSSIDQPADETKNQTVHPTTPAVTVPMSTSFTFAKPKVALTDVRPKPAAVKTYLSGQKFPSKTIPPPIRPLANPRVFSPPHVPNYPNFVMPQPKNISSPSGPFPINRPTNAPLKRSYSTDSTQLPKQLKLEPISRKMSIPDLIQATPIRISPKPVETTVTKPLEPYYNSAMSSTYTHEITTKKPTPILLPPSSISVTKMSDTPKPIETNNLNNRPALEIVRISPTAPTADQQHHQQMNEQKNQLKSISPKATRPPPSTIPLVKIRNANNLSLNNIAMQRKIAANSGIVTSLKSKPNVPEKKDDGANRSTNLTDIVKPLDLSGRTDVASVPERKVPPLSPSSGIPKQPQRSANDSQKLIESVTSTQDNMNGKKPIASEKSDVKTEVSINTPQSTHINSADKKDNKVQSKLNSSTESKPNSTMNTAQLISTLRQMSSMPKLNEINKMRTQTVRQQNASVRNIPNPSALAFRNQVMTQKTVEKQPTSSASTPAASINNPTLTMNSTSTTTTSSSTSYAQNNTLVTSSTCAPNQVKPNTTLQTSSNATSTLSNNAVVSVKPATPSSTAISTASTATTKNSTPNTQSKQITISKQPNLSSSTNNDVNNAKLIAAKKNLQIEKVVATLRAAASENSSTNSKISTVA
- the LOC119075463 gene encoding protein suppressor 2 of zeste isoform X1, encoding MSEFAIPTGKAPRSSSSRRLKVSSLNDVLTCPLCHGYLIEPTTINNCFHSFCRSCIIKHLEKYPYSNCPSCRSNKPVNLSHLRSDTQLKSIVYKLVPGLYQAERKRLQQHQQKAASHLNSQLINSKFHTPQQQPLDSTAENNSRRTDDTTYSGDVKIDDVDFFSADEPISLSLQYHPESLKGQAIQSSPPIRYLQCPAAVTIRHLQRFLSSKYNLNIDKPNVDIQIIYEDEVLPMGFNLMDVAYCYQWKRLQPMKFFYQILITPSIPANPSGTIQLTTPSSTEQSSKQLESTTTSSQLSKSNINAVSEPKKETPTQPKSDSKQVRLTTSSSASAINSVTDRKGSSQIENSKNKVDVSSPKDQKVSKTSSWNFKSLRSNDIKCNDFVEAKNDNLKSNRSGTVTASDLLKQQKSKPNNIKDNTTKIIPETVTSSNSNNHCNNDDVFSSMKKQQQQQKHQDDARKNEHFKININKKIKEGIGKQYAQKNDINSPNIVVSIPQSRRVSLSDDDFENLSLATLKTANKKMKSTNLKQSVSVDESMLNRRHDDHKPDIPKLKIELSSLKAKISLSKSKSVCAEVSRSTELKRDTIYPTQVDLTEYAKNIGLKPISRDEVEKKSDSSYESGSSHKKRKKSGKHSKEPGSKRRKFHAEISSQEEGKLKVKITGNKFSKHERKNSSNSSSDDNNTSARHLTDASEEKINSEKEKLSELRKVRHKPTLKLVNSHGTITTTFSSIDQPADETKNQTVHPTTPAVTVPMSTSFTFAKPKVALTDVRPKPAAVKTYLSGQKFPSKTIPPPIRPLANPRVFSPPHVPNYPNFVMPQPKNISSPSGPFPINRPTNAPLKRSYSTDSTQLPKQLKLEPISRKMSIPDLIQATPIRISPKPVETTVTKPLEPYYNSAMSSTYTHEITTKKPTPILLPPSSISVTKMSDTPKPIETNNLNNRPALEIVRISPTAPTADQQHHQQMNEQKNQLKSISPKATRPPPSTIPLVKIRNANNLSLNNIAMQRKIAANSGIVTSLKSKPNVPEKKDDGANRSTNLTDIVKPLDLSGRTDVASVPERKVPPLSPSSGIPKQPQRSANDSQKLIESVTSTQDNMNGKKPIASEKSDVKTEVSINTPQSTHINSADKKDNKVQSKLNSSTESKPNSTMNTAQLISTLRQMSSMPKLNEINKMRTQTVRQQNASVRNIPNPSALAFRNQVMTQKTVEKQPTSSASTPAASINNPTLTMNSTSTTTTSSSTSYAQNNTLVTSSTCAPNQVKPNTTLQTSSNATSTLSNNAVVSVKPATPSSTAISTASTATTKNSTPNTQSKQITISKQPNLSSSTNNDVNNAKLIAAKKNLQIEKVVATLRAAASENSSTNSKISTVGNTQTSERYAYMCDEEIQFIYFFCTRLFGSLLHQHILSVRCDV